The Symphalangus syndactylus isolate Jambi chromosome 1, NHGRI_mSymSyn1-v2.1_pri, whole genome shotgun sequence DNA segment GAGCATTAAAGGACACCCATGCCCAGGTCCCGCCTCCAGGAAGAAGACCCTCCAGCGTTTTGTGTGAAGCCACGGCATCTGGATTCCTCATGCTTCTGGGGATCATTCTCCTGGAAATGGTGGCTCCTTTCTCCCTGTGGAGCGTCTTTCTAAGCAGTGCTCCTTTCTTCCCCCAGGACGCTTTACGTCTGGCACGGGAAGCCTTCTGATTGAGCACGCCTGGCCTCATGaaaagacaagggaaagaaaCGGGGCCAAAGGTCACAGTCCTCTCATTCCACCATCCTCCTTGAAACCATCCCAATTTCACGGGCCCAGAGGCCAGGGCTGTGTGTTTACACCTCGAGGCCTCGGCACCGGGCCTAAATTCTGCCCCGTTTCTTCCTGTCTaacacattttgggaaaatcCCTAGAGCCAGGATCTTCATTCCTGCTAAGCTAGGGAGCCTGCAGACACACCCAAATTCTGTCCCTCTTAGTTCAGGGAACATGTCCACTTTCATCATCATTCAAATTTGCACCAAATGTGCTAACTGCAATTCCACCACACAATGCGTGACCACAAGTGGAGGCAACATCTCAGATCCTGAACAACTGACGTAAGAATCCATGAGATACACggcttatttttgccttttcccacTGAAACGGGGGCCAGTGTTAACAATGTTAGACAATCCTCTGTTTCACTCCCTGTTTTTAAATCTCTCCGATGGTTTCTTCTTGAGACACGGCCTCACTCCCGCCACCCGGGCTTTTCTACGGGGTAGTTTTCCTTGTTTGCTTCTGTCAaatttacaactttttatttcatccctatcAATTGTTGATCCATTAGCACATAGCTATGAAAATATTATCACCCATGCTGTGAGATACGTTGTTGTTATGTTCATCATTTCTTTAATAAACCGAAGCTTTTAGTTGGGATACCTTCTGATTTctcaagttttttctttcatgttttcttaaactGCCGTCGTACGTCCGAAACCACCGGCTATACATTCTcatgactatttttcttttctggcaaaCACAAATTTGGGGAATGTCATCGATTAGTCTCTCGGTGATTGCATGATTTCCCGAAAGTGTTTCACACTCTACATTGTGCGCTGAGTATCTCCTCAAACTTCAGTGCAGGTTTCTACCACTTGATGCTTTATTATTTGGGAAGCTAGCTTCGGCAAGAGCATTTCATGCAAAGACTTGCCTTGTTCCCCACTGGCAGGTAATTTCACTCGGATATAGAATCACTAGGCTGGACATGGAAAGATTATCGCTGGAAGGTCTATTTGATTCCACGTATCTCTCCTtttttatgaaggaaaaaatacgcGGTGCTAATTACTAGAATTCATTGACTATTCTCAAGTCAGAAAGCGCACTTCTGACTTCTTGTCCTTCAATCGCTGAAAGGATGATGGTATCTGCCAAAAGCACGTACTTGGAAGTACATcccagcacaaacacacacacacacacacacacacacgcacacacacacacacacacacacacgcacacacagagtttCACAGGTAAAGATTTCTTCCCTGACATTGCTTTACCTATAATAAGGCAACTGTGTGGCCACTGTCCTAACCCGCTTACACTCATATTATATGTGCCTATCATCCTGAGGAGTAATTGGATTCAGGTGTTCTAGAAATCATGATGTGGGCTGTGTCTGTTGAATTCCCAGGAATGCAGGGGGACACACCCTGTGACTCATTCCTTAATTGAGTGCTGATATTTGATTGGTTTATCGTGAACcggatgggtgggtggggtgtTCGGGGCTGGTGGAGATGAGTTATTTAAGGGCTGATGCGGCCAGAGGGCTCGTCGTTTGAAGACTCTCTCGGAAGAGATAGCGTCTCTCTGCAACCTGCGGTCCCAGCAGAGAAACCCTGTGATCCCTGTTCCAGGCGACATGGAGCACGACTCACTCTCCTCGGGGGGTGAGTGGCACTTCAACCGCTTTTCAAAACTCACATCTTCTCGGCCACATGCAGCTTTTGCTGAAATCCAGCGGACTTCTCTCCCTGAGAAGTCACCACTCTCATCTGAGACCCGTGTCCACCCCTGTGATGATTTGGCTCCTGTGGCAAGACAGCTTGCTCCCAGGGAGAAGCTTCCTCTGAGTAGCAGGGGACCTGCTGCGGTGGGGGCTGGGCTCCAGAATATGGGAAATACCTGCTACGTGAATGCTTCCCTGCAGTGCCTGACATACACACCGCCCCTTGCCAACTACATGCTGTCCCGGGAGCACTCTCAAACTTGTCATCGTCACAAGTGCTGCATGCTCTGTACTATGCAAGCTCACATCACACGGGCCCTCCACCGTCCGGGCCATGTCATCCAGCCCTCACAGGCATTGGCTGCTGGCTTCCATAGAGGCAAGCAGGAAGATGCCCATGAATTTCTCATGTTCACTGTGGATGCCATGAAAAAGGCATGCCTTCCCGGGCACAAGCAGGTAGATCCTCACCCTAAGGACACCACCCTCATCCACCAAATATTTGGAGGGTACTGGAGATCTCAAATCAAGTGTCTCCACTGCCAGGGCATTTCAGACACCTTTGACCCTTACCTGGACATcgccctggatatccaggcagctcAGAGTGTGAAGCAAGCTTTGGAACAGTTGGTGAAGCCCGAAGAACTCAATGGAGAGAATGCCTATCATTGTGGTCTTTGTCTCCAGAAGGCGCCTGCCTCCAAGACGTTAACTTTACACACTTCTGCCAAGGTCCTCATCCTCGTATTGAAGAGATTCTCCGATGTCACGGGCAACAAACTTGCCAAGAATGTGCAATATCCTGAGTGCCTTGACATGCAGCCATACATGTCTCAGCACAACACAGGACCTCTTGTCTATGTCCTCTACGCTGTGCTGGTCCACGCTGGGTGGAGTTGTCACAACGGACATTACTTCTCTTATGTCAAAGCTCAAGAAGGCCAGTGGTATAAAATGGATGATGCCGAGGTCACTGCTTCTGGCATCACTTCTGTCCTGAGTCAACAGGCCTATGTCCTCTTTTATATCCAGAAGAGTGAATTGGAAAGACACAGTGAGGGTGTGTCAAGAGGCAGGGAACCAAGAGCCCTTGGCCCTGCAGACACAGACAGGCGAGCAACGCAAGGAGAGCTCAACAGAGACCCCTGCCTCCAGGCACCCGAGTTGGACGAGCACTCGGTGGAAAGAGACACTCAGGAAAGCACCTTAGACCACTGGAAATTCctccaagagcaaaacaaaacgaagccTGAGTTCAACGTCAGAAAAGTCGAAGGTACCCTGCCTCCCAACGTAGTTGTGATTCATCAATCAAAATACAAGTGTGGCACCAAAAACCATCATCCTGAACAGCAAAGCTCCCTGCTAAACCTCTCTTCGACGAACCCGACAGATCAGGAATCCATCAACACTGGCACACTCGCTTCTCGGCAAGGGAGGACCAGGAGATCCAAAGGGAAGAACAAACACAGCAGCAGGGCTCTGCTTCTGTGCCAGTGATCTCAGTGGAAGTGCTGACCCACACGtaggggtgcacacacacacacacacacacacacacacccgggcgcacacacacagacacacacacacacaaatacacccaCAAGCGCGCACGGAATCACACAGGCACCCACACAAACACCTACACCGTCAGTCCTTCACAAAGCAATGAGGAGCCCAAGTATCTGCCTGTACAACGGGGACAACTGGATAGTGATGGCTGCGTCTCAGGATGAGCCCACACATGGGAAACATCAAGTTTTGGGGTCGTGAGTCTTCCCAACCTGTGGAGGGCCTCTCTGTGTGTTTGCGTTCACGGTAGATGACATTCAGTGTGCATTTCTAAACATGACATATTGACGTGTGGGTTTGCCTGTCAGGTTATTGCAGGGGACTGGGTTTACTATTTTCTCTTCGGGTGTGTTCCATCCGTCAGCTGTTGGTCGGCAGGATGAAGGTGAAATTATGCTAATGCGGGACATCTGTGGATCATTCTCGCCACCTTGAATAGTGGAAACTGGAATGCATTTGGAAGACAGGAAGGGTGTTCTTCGTTGGTACCCTGGCTCGCCGTTTTTACGTTGGTTTTTGAATGGACCTCAGGCGCCCTAGGACTTGTGCTCTCGGTGGAACCCACATAACGCCGGAAACTCACAGACCGACTTGCCTGTTTCACGGTGTCCACTTCCAacgaattgaaatgaaaaattttcccACGGGCATGTAAGTCGTTTGGAAGGAAGTCGTAGGGATAACAAAGGAAATCAAACACAGGAgtgtgtgtattcaactaaaaccACATCAGAAAGCCCTGAAGTAAATCTcatttggtgtgtttacaaatggCATTTGGGGAGATTGCAGGTCAGGCGTCCAGCTGCGAAAGCTGCATCTCTGAAGCACAGTCCCTGTCCTGTCATCAGACTTCTTTATCCGACGTGGTGTTTCAGTGGAAATGATTGCGGGAAATGGccccttccttttctgtatttgctGATGAGATTTCACGGTCCCTTTCTCGTTAGGTGCAGTGACCAAAGTTGACCAACCCCTGAGGAAAGTTGTCCAGGGCACAACTCAGGGCTCCGTAGAACCACAGAATCTTGGG contains these protein-coding regions:
- the LOC134736393 gene encoding ubiquitin carboxyl-terminal hydrolase 17-like protein 11, encoding MEHDSLSSGGEWHFNRFSKLTSSRPHAAFAEIQRTSLPEKSPLSSETRVHPCDDLAPVARQLAPREKLPLSSRGPAAVGAGLQNMGNTCYVNASLQCLTYTPPLANYMLSREHSQTCHRHKCCMLCTMQAHITRALHRPGHVIQPSQALAAGFHRGKQEDAHEFLMFTVDAMKKACLPGHKQVDPHPKDTTLIHQIFGGYWRSQIKCLHCQGISDTFDPYLDIALDIQAAQSVKQALEQLVKPEELNGENAYHCGLCLQKAPASKTLTLHTSAKVLILVLKRFSDVTGNKLAKNVQYPECLDMQPYMSQHNTGPLVYVLYAVLVHAGWSCHNGHYFSYVKAQEGQWYKMDDAEVTASGITSVLSQQAYVLFYIQKSELERHSEGVSRGREPRALGPADTDRRATQGELNRDPCLQAPELDEHSVERDTQESTLDHWKFLQEQNKTKPEFNVRKVEGTLPPNVVVIHQSKYKCGTKNHHPEQQSSLLNLSSTNPTDQESINTGTLASRQGRTRRSKGKNKHSSRALLLCQ